One Cucurbita pepo subsp. pepo cultivar mu-cu-16 chromosome LG20, ASM280686v2, whole genome shotgun sequence genomic window carries:
- the LOC111783574 gene encoding U-box domain-containing protein 35-like, giving the protein MLGSESLLVDGGVRSDVQELTSKHYYLGSDDFKFHRSLSVNEEEKSSDLFEIDLGLDVQSNRKLEDDCEESWFSFDFRKSNHCVYVGIGDNAASSMAALQWTLDFAVLPSSIVYLLHVSPEIRFVPSPLGMLPRSQVGPKIVEKFMAEERAKRREFLHKFVDTCSSAQVNVEVVMIESDMVAKAILDLISLLQIRKLILGRNSTKARKWRSKREGIAKQILKNAEEFCDVKIICEEEGKESTCQVIDSSSSSSSSCSSSCSTNFKIMKKEHRRSEFVSWRCFGG; this is encoded by the exons ATGTTGGGTTCGGAATCTCTGTTAGTGGATGGAGGTGTTCGTTCCGACGTTCAAGAATTGACGAGTAAGCACTACTACTTAGGCAGTGatgatttcaaatttcatcGAAGCTTAAGCGTGAATGAAGAGGAGAAATCCAGCGATCTGTTCGAGATCGACCTAGGGCTTGATGTGCAATCGAATCGTAAACTGGAGGATGATTGCGAAGAGAGTTGGTTCTCCTTCGATTTTCGCAAATCGAACCATTGCGTTTACGTTGGGATCGGCGATAACGCCGCTTCCAGTATGGCCGCCTTGCAATGGACTCTCGATTTCGCTGTTTTACCATCCAGTATCGTGTATTTGCTCCATGTCTCCCCCGAGATTCGCTTCGTCCCCAGCCCGT TGGGAATGCTTCCGAGGAGCCAGGTCGGTCCGAAGATAGTGGAGAAGTTCATGGCGGAAGAGAGAGCAAAGAGGAGGGAGTTTCTCCACAAATTTGTTGATACATGTTCTTCTGCTCAG GTCAATGTGGAGGTTGTGATGATCGAGAGTGATATGGTAGCCAAGGCGATTCTTGATCTCATCTCTCTTCTCCAGATAAGGAAACTGATACTAGGGAGGAACAGCACCAAGGCcag AAAATGGAGATCGAAGAGAGAAGGAATAGCCAAACAAATACTGAAAAATGCAGAAGAATTTTGTGATGTGAAAATCATatgtgaagaagaaggaaaggaaTCCACCTGCCAAGTGATTgattcatcttcatcatcatcatcttcttgttcttcttcttgttctacAAATTTCAAGATCATGAAGAAAGAACATCGCCGCAGTGAATTCGTATCTTGGAGGTGTTTTGGTGGTTAA